The Betaproteobacteria bacterium genomic sequence ACAATGGCCTCTCCAGAAACGAGAGAGGTGAGGCCATGAACCTGAACATCGACGAAGACAAGCTCAATGAACTGCTGGGCCGGGCCGTGGTGGACTCCGGCGCCGTGTCGCTCGCACCGCTGGTCCTGATCGGAGACCGGCTGGGATTGTATCGCTGCCTTGCCGAAGGCGGCCCCATGACATCCGCTGCACTGGCAACGCGTACAGGGACGCACGAGCGCTACGTGCGGGAATGGCTCAATGCCCAGGCGGCGTCGGGCTACGTGCGCTACATCGCGGATTCGGGGCTGTACGAACTGACGCCCGAACAGGCGCTCATGTTCGCACACGAGGGCGGACCGGCGTTCATCGTGGGCGCATTCCAGACCGCGCTGGCGGCCGGCCGCATCGTCGATCGCTTGACCGAGGCGTTCCGCACGGGAGACGGGATCGGCTGGCACGAACACGATCACGCGCTCTTCCACGGCATCGAACGGTTCTTCAGGACCTCCTACATCGGCAATCTCGTGCAGTCGTGGATTCCCTCACTGGAGGGCGTCGAGGGCACGCTTCGACGAGGAGCAAGCGTGGCCGACATCGGGTGCGGCCACGGTGCATCGACGATCCTGATGGCGCAGGCGTTTCCTGCCTCCCGTTTCGTCGGCTTCGACTATCACCCGGAGTCGGTCGCCGCAGCGAACGAGCGTGCGCGCGAGGCAGGCGTGGCGGAACACTGCCGGTTCGAGGTGGCGAGCGCGAAGAACTTCCCGGGCAAGGGTTACGACTTCGTCACCATCTTCGACGCGCTGCACGACATGGGTGATCCGGCGGGTGCGTCCCGCCACGTCTTGTCCAGTCTGGCGCCGGACGGCGTGTGGATGATCGTCGAGCCCTACGCCGGTGACCGGGTGGAGGAGAACCTGAATCCGGTGGGCCGCGCCTACTACGCCGGTTCGACCCTGATCTGCACCCCCTGCTCCCTGTCCCAGGAAGTCGGCCTTGCCCTGGGTGCCCAGGCGGGTGAGGCGCGCATGCGCAAGGTCGTCAAGGGGGCGGGCTTCTCCCGTTTCCGGCGCACGGCGCAGACGCCGTTCAATCTGATCTACGAGGCGCGTCCCTGATTGAGCGAAGGGGGGTGCGATCGCTCCCCGCCGCCGGGGCGGAGGGGCAGTCGACCCGGGACACGCGCGCACCGGCTTGAAGAGGTTCGCCACCCCAGCAGCGGACCTGAGGAGAGAAGAATGAAACTCAAGGATTACCGGAACGACGAGGTCACGGGCGCCACCGCGGCCGCACTGGAGGCGTACGAGACTGCCTTGTCGGCCTTCCAGAGGTGGCGCTGTGGCGCCGACGTGCCACTGGAGCGCGCCATTGCGCTCGCACCCAGATTCGCGATGGCCCACGTACTGGACGCCTACCGCTTCCTCACAAGCCGGGATCCCACGGTGGTGGCTCGGGCACGAACAGCACGGTCGGCACTCGTGGGCCTGGAGATGAACCGCCGGGAGCGATTGCACGCGGAAGCCATTCGGGCGGCAGTGGAAGACGACTACGAGGGCGCCAAGGTGCGGCTCGACGCACTGCTGGACGAGTTTCCGCGTGACGTGCTCGCCTTGCAGGTCGGGCATGCATTCGACTACGCAACGGGGGACGAGGCACGAATGGCCGACCGGGTGGCCTCGGTGCTCCCGGCCTGGTCCGACAGCACGCCGGGATACTCCGCGGTCCTCGCCATGTACGCATTCAGCCTCGTCGAGAGCGGCGACTACCGGGCAGCGGAGCGCATGGCCCGGTCCGCGCTGGCACGGGATCCGGACGACGCCCGGGCTCGCCACGCACTGGCACACGTACACGAGATGACAGGCCGGCACGGCGAAGGGATCGGCACGTTGCGGGAGAGCGTCGACTCCTGGTCCCGCGGCACCGTTGCGGCGACGCATTGCTGGTGGCACCTCGCACTGTTTCACCTGGCACTGGGCGACCGCCTCACGGCGCTTTCGATTTACGACGCATCCATCCGCGCGCGTCGGTCGCTGGAGGTGGCGGATCTCATCGATGCCTCGGCGCTGCTCTGGCGCCTGGAACTCGAAGGCGCCGACATTGGCGGACGCTGGACGGAACTGGCGGCTGCCTGGGCTCCCCACATCGAAGACGGCTTCTGCAGCTTCAACGACATTCACGCCATGCTCGCCTTCGTCGGCGCTCGCGACGAAGCACGGGCCCGGACTCTGGAAAAGGAACTTGTCCGGCGCAGAGAACTGCCGACCCGCCATGGCGAGACCACCCGTCTCGTCGGCCTCGCAGCGTGCCGCGGCATCATGGCGCACGGTCGCGGCGACCACCGCGAGGCCGTCGATCTGCTCGGCCGGCTTCCGTTCTGCGTCCAGCGCATCGGCGGAAGCCACGCGCAGCGGGATGTCGTCTACCTCACGCTGATGCAGTCCCTGGACCACCTGCGGCGGCCGGCGATGAAAGTGGCAGCCTAGGCAAAAGGCAAGACCTGACCCCGAATTACGTTTTTTTGGGGTCAGGTCTTGCCTTTTGCCTGCCGGCCCGGCCTCAGCGGCAGGCCAGCGCCTTGAGCTGGGCGATCGCGCTGTCTGCGCCGATGCGGGTCCAGTCCTGGGGGGAATCGTCTTCGTAGGCGACCTTTCCGCTTCCCATGGCATCGACGAGAAGGGCCGCGTGCAGGACCCGCGACTCGTCTGCGTTGCAGCGAAACTCCATCTGCTGCTTTTGCGAGCGGTAGGCCATTTCCACGAGGCGGCGGGGCGCCCGGAAGTCGACGAGCGTCCACATGGTCGCCGTGTCGCCCTTGCGCTCGACCGTCGCCGGATCGCCGTAGGTGGTGGATGCGCCGTCCTCCGTGACGGGAGTCCATCCCGCGCTGGCGGGACCGGCCAGCAGCAGCAACGACAGGGCAAGGAGACGTTTCATGGGACCTCCGTGAAAAGCCGCAGTCTACTTGAGACACACCCCCAGCCGCCGCGGCGGGCCAGGCCGGAATGCATCGGGTCTCGCCCGTGGATTGCGCCTTTGTGCCGTCATGCTCCGGGCGCGGGACTCTGTCCCGGGCTGTCGGGATCCGCTCCACCGTT encodes the following:
- a CDS encoding methyltransferase domain-containing protein yields the protein MNIDEDKLNELLGRAVVDSGAVSLAPLVLIGDRLGLYRCLAEGGPMTSAALATRTGTHERYVREWLNAQAASGYVRYIADSGLYELTPEQALMFAHEGGPAFIVGAFQTALAAGRIVDRLTEAFRTGDGIGWHEHDHALFHGIERFFRTSYIGNLVQSWIPSLEGVEGTLRRGASVADIGCGHGASTILMAQAFPASRFVGFDYHPESVAAANERAREAGVAEHCRFEVASAKNFPGKGYDFVTIFDALHDMGDPAGASRHVLSSLAPDGVWMIVEPYAGDRVEENLNPVGRAYYAGSTLICTPCSLSQEVGLALGAQAGEARMRKVVKGAGFSRFRRTAQTPFNLIYEARP
- a CDS encoding tetratricopeptide repeat protein produces the protein MKLKDYRNDEVTGATAAALEAYETALSAFQRWRCGADVPLERAIALAPRFAMAHVLDAYRFLTSRDPTVVARARTARSALVGLEMNRRERLHAEAIRAAVEDDYEGAKVRLDALLDEFPRDVLALQVGHAFDYATGDEARMADRVASVLPAWSDSTPGYSAVLAMYAFSLVESGDYRAAERMARSALARDPDDARARHALAHVHEMTGRHGEGIGTLRESVDSWSRGTVAATHCWWHLALFHLALGDRLTALSIYDASIRARRSLEVADLIDASALLWRLELEGADIGGRWTELAAAWAPHIEDGFCSFNDIHAMLAFVGARDEARARTLEKELVRRRELPTRHGETTRLVGLAACRGIMAHGRGDHREAVDLLGRLPFCVQRIGGSHAQRDVVYLTLMQSLDHLRRPAMKVAA